A region from the Coturnix japonica isolate 7356 chromosome 28, Coturnix japonica 2.1, whole genome shotgun sequence genome encodes:
- the RAB11B gene encoding ras-related protein Rab-11B codes for MMSCLSVVLIGDSGVGKSNLLSRFTRNEFNLESKSTIGVEFATRSIQVDGKTIKAQIWDTAGQERYRAITSAYYRGAVGALLVYDIAKHLTYENVERWLKELRDHADNNIVIMLVGNKSDLRHLRAVPTDEARAFAEKNNLSFIETSALDSTNVEEAFKNILTEIYRIVSQKQIADRSAHDESPGNNVVDISVPPTTDGQKSNKLQCCQNL; via the exons ATGATGTCCTGTCTTTCAGTGGTGCTGATTGGGGACTCCGGAGTGGGGAAGAGCAACCTGCTGTCCCGCTTCACCCGCAATGAGTTCAACCTGGAGAGCAAGAGCACCATCGGGGTGGAGTTTGCTACCAGGAGCATCCAAGTGGATGGGAAGACGATAAAGGCACAGATCTGGGATACTGCAGGGCAGGAGAGATACCGTGCCATTACTTCAGC GTATTACCGTGGTGCTGTGGGGGCCCTTCTTGTCTATGACATTGCCAAACATCTCACCTATGAGAACGTGGAGCgctggctgaaggagctgagggATCACGCAGACAACAACATCGTCATCATGCTGGTGGGCAATAAGAGCGACCTGCGCCACctgagggctgtgcccactgatGAGGCCCGTGCTTTTGCAG aaaaaaataacctgtCCTTTATTGAAACTTCTGCTCTGGATTCCACAAATGTAGAAGAAGCCTTCAAGAACATCCTTACAG AAATCTACCGCATTGTCTCTCAGAAGCAGATCGCAGACCGGTCTGCGCACGATGAATCTCCTGGCAACAACGTAGTCGACATCAGCGTCCCACCAACCACCGACGGACAGAAATCCAACAAACTCCAGTGCTGTCAGAACCTGTGA